The following proteins come from a genomic window of Streptomyces liliiviolaceus:
- a CDS encoding helix-turn-helix domain-containing protein → MSEPRSAPTVLQMVLGRRLQELRLAAGLTAQEAGKRLRIAHTTVTRMEQAKVTLKWASVKALLEIYGVARAEAEQFLVLADQANAPGWWQNFRDVLPTWFGVYVSLEFSARRIRGYEPSVVPGLLQTRDYARSVLRLNRPRPTPDELERRVELRMERQTLLTRESPPHLWVVMDETVLRRPASPALEVMRNQLDRLLEVSYLPNVTLQVLPFAAGLHPGAFGPFTLFRFSLADFPDIVCTDALSRAAYSEDRDEVALYRETLDRMCAQALPKKSTRQLLADTRKELYS, encoded by the coding sequence GTGAGTGAGCCGCGATCTGCTCCGACAGTGCTGCAGATGGTCTTGGGCCGGCGCCTGCAGGAACTGCGACTGGCCGCTGGCCTGACTGCTCAGGAGGCGGGTAAGCGACTGCGCATCGCGCACACCACGGTCACGAGGATGGAACAGGCCAAGGTCACCCTGAAATGGGCATCAGTCAAAGCACTGCTGGAGATCTACGGAGTAGCCCGGGCCGAGGCGGAGCAGTTCCTCGTCCTGGCTGATCAGGCCAACGCACCAGGCTGGTGGCAGAACTTCCGCGATGTCTTGCCCACCTGGTTCGGTGTGTACGTCAGCCTGGAGTTCTCAGCCCGCCGGATCCGCGGCTACGAACCCAGCGTGGTCCCGGGACTCCTTCAGACACGCGACTACGCGCGCAGTGTGCTGCGTCTGAACCGCCCGCGCCCGACACCGGACGAGCTGGAGCGGCGCGTCGAGCTGCGGATGGAACGCCAAACACTGCTCACCCGGGAGAGCCCACCGCACCTGTGGGTGGTCATGGACGAAACGGTGCTGCGGCGCCCGGCCAGCCCAGCGCTTGAGGTGATGCGCAACCAGCTGGACCGACTCCTGGAGGTCTCCTACCTCCCCAATGTGACCCTGCAGGTGCTGCCGTTCGCGGCAGGCCTGCACCCGGGCGCGTTCGGGCCCTTCACTCTCTTCCGCTTCTCCCTGGCGGACTTCCCCGACATCGTTTGCACCGACGCCCTCAGCCGCGCGGCCTACAGCGAGGACCGGGACGAAGTCGCACTGTACCGGGAGACCTTGGACCGCATGTGTGCCCAGGCGCTGCCCAAGAAGAGCACGCGTCAACTGCTGGCCGACACCCGCAAGGAGCTCTACTCGTGA
- a CDS encoding GNAT family N-acetyltransferase codes for MTGRSDRTVPHTVHTHLGADALTILTRHWPALYAHDRQAPPFQSPGWLGGTARLLPATATPMVLAAMTAASRIIAALALARYRNRGRIRVEPLSTRPATHTHLIGPHAERDAVAEAFALHLLLLQETGADVMLPGLRADTAFGRAVQAICPDSLTTQASPPAALALPFSFEALAPSQQRAHARRCRHWTQLATTHTITYRRSHHQRALRAGLKVLTALHQAGQARPRGPGTAVPWHRVVPAIGAAGAFVADLHIDATPVAAQLCLTRGHACYSVEQVTHPGYRHVAPGHALLRHLLDDLTQEGFHTLHPGCGPAASAAPGPPIRLAA; via the coding sequence ATGACCGGCCGATCGGACCGGACGGTGCCGCACACCGTCCACACCCACCTCGGCGCCGACGCCCTGACGATCCTCACCCGGCACTGGCCTGCCCTGTATGCACACGATCGTCAGGCGCCGCCGTTCCAGTCCCCGGGATGGCTGGGCGGCACCGCGCGACTGCTGCCCGCCACCGCCACCCCGATGGTCCTCGCGGCCATGACCGCCGCGAGCCGGATCATCGCCGCCCTCGCCCTCGCGCGCTACCGCAACCGGGGCCGCATACGGGTCGAGCCGCTGTCCACGCGTCCCGCCACGCACACGCACCTGATCGGCCCGCACGCCGAACGCGACGCCGTCGCGGAGGCGTTCGCCCTGCATCTGCTGCTCCTACAGGAAACCGGCGCCGACGTCATGCTGCCCGGCCTGCGCGCCGACACCGCGTTCGGCCGTGCCGTACAGGCCATCTGCCCCGACAGCCTCACCACCCAAGCATCCCCACCAGCTGCGCTGGCACTGCCTTTCTCCTTTGAAGCCCTCGCCCCGAGCCAGCAGCGCGCCCATGCCCGCCGCTGCCGGCACTGGACCCAACTGGCCACCACCCACACGATCACCTACCGGCGCTCCCACCATCAACGCGCCCTGCGCGCCGGGCTCAAGGTCCTCACCGCCCTGCACCAGGCGGGACAGGCCCGCCCCCGGGGCCCGGGCACCGCCGTGCCGTGGCACCGCGTCGTGCCCGCCATCGGCGCGGCCGGCGCCTTCGTGGCCGACCTGCACATCGACGCCACTCCCGTCGCCGCACAGCTGTGCCTGACCCGCGGCCACGCCTGCTACAGCGTCGAGCAGGTCACCCACCCCGGCTACCGGCATGTCGCCCCCGGCCACGCCCTGCTGCGCCACCTGCTCGACGACCTCACGCAGGAGGGCTTCCACACCCTGCACCCCGGCTGCGGCCCAGCGGCATCGGCCGCACCCGGTCCGCCCATCCGGCTCGCCGCCTGA
- a CDS encoding MFS transporter, with amino-acid sequence MTPSPAHTAPPPAAVAAARTPWPTLIWVLLIGTFLIRSAGFIYPFLAYHLADRGVEGTWASIVLALFGAGWLTGQVVCGAAADRLGRRATLVGAMTGATGVFAVLAQTHGLAALAVSAFLAGVCYDAPRPIVSALIADSVPDEPTRARIAGWRYFAVNLGAACTGAVGGLLTEAVGTTPLFLTNAAACALFAAAAWRFLPARTSTPPPVSGTYRAAFTDVRLMLLWLVSVCALIPVAALYSVLPVMMAQDHLPASAYGFSQVAGAIAVLILSPLLNPYLARRATGNRPMVGLLAVSAVILGAGMGSAGLTSHPAGYAAAVIAAVPGEIVAFVAASNVVNLIAPAHSRGLYAGVWSSTLAVAVIGAPLLASWALSTGAHPFVALVLMACGLTGAVICLPLSVLVHRPRPPATAPPLPQLVAAAQKIG; translated from the coding sequence GTGACGCCTTCCCCTGCCCACACCGCACCACCACCTGCAGCGGTGGCCGCCGCCCGCACCCCCTGGCCGACCTTGATCTGGGTGCTGCTCATCGGCACGTTCCTGATCCGCAGCGCCGGTTTCATCTACCCCTTCCTCGCCTACCACCTCGCCGACCGCGGCGTCGAAGGCACCTGGGCCAGCATCGTGCTCGCGCTCTTCGGCGCCGGCTGGCTGACCGGACAGGTCGTGTGCGGGGCCGCCGCCGACCGTCTCGGCCGCCGCGCCACCCTCGTAGGCGCCATGACCGGCGCGACCGGGGTTTTCGCGGTCCTCGCTCAGACTCACGGCCTGGCTGCGCTCGCGGTGTCCGCGTTCCTTGCCGGCGTCTGCTACGACGCGCCGCGCCCGATCGTGTCCGCGCTGATCGCGGACAGCGTGCCGGACGAACCCACCCGCGCGAGAATCGCCGGCTGGAGGTATTTCGCCGTGAACCTGGGCGCCGCCTGCACCGGCGCCGTCGGCGGCCTGCTGACCGAGGCGGTCGGCACCACTCCGCTGTTTTTGACCAACGCCGCCGCCTGCGCCCTGTTCGCGGCCGCCGCCTGGCGTTTCCTGCCCGCCCGCACCAGCACCCCGCCACCCGTCAGCGGGACCTACCGGGCCGCGTTCACCGACGTGCGCCTGATGCTGCTGTGGCTGGTCAGCGTGTGCGCGCTCATCCCCGTCGCCGCCTTGTACTCGGTGCTGCCGGTGATGATGGCCCAGGACCACCTTCCCGCCAGCGCCTACGGCTTCTCCCAGGTCGCCGGCGCGATCGCCGTGCTGATCCTCTCCCCGCTGCTGAACCCGTACCTGGCTCGCCGCGCCACCGGCAACCGGCCCATGGTCGGCCTCCTGGCCGTCAGCGCCGTCATCCTGGGCGCCGGCATGGGCTCGGCGGGACTCACCTCCCACCCCGCCGGCTACGCCGCGGCCGTGATAGCCGCTGTCCCGGGCGAGATCGTCGCTTTCGTCGCGGCCTCCAACGTCGTCAACCTGATTGCGCCCGCCCACTCCCGCGGCCTGTACGCGGGCGTCTGGAGCTCGACGCTGGCCGTCGCCGTGATCGGCGCACCGCTCCTGGCGAGTTGGGCGCTCAGCACCGGGGCCCATCCGTTCGTTGCGCTGGTCCTCATGGCGTGCGGTCTGACCGGCGCTGTCATCTGCCTGCCGCTGTCCGTCCTGGTGCACCGTCCACGACCGCCCGCCACGGCCCCGCCGCTCCCGCAGCTGGTCGCCGCCGCGCAGAAGATCGGCTGA
- a CDS encoding beta-ketoacyl-[acyl-carrier-protein] synthase family protein → MAFVNRPGTADAAHQITTAQIVDDIITRHPGHPRTAAITRIAGTVGVDTRRFTRPLADIARTEPFQRRNERAYADVCELAERAARRALTFAGVPVESIATLITSHATGLAIPGLDIHLVNALGLRQTITRIPLTQLACAGGAYMLGLAATLASPGRHVLVVGAEALSSVYQHTDTDLPAMIYKMLFGDGGAATVVSTEPLQQPGLVVEDSWNYVHKDGHQDSSDYYRLRADEHGYHFDSSKAAVSAVSQVVPLLPWHSGGWKPDFAVIHPGSSAILQRVADAGACSHAALDYSRACLHHHGNTGGTAVLRTLARVHDDPPSANTAGLLFGVGPGFCAAALQVSWQGST, encoded by the coding sequence GTGGCCTTCGTCAACCGGCCCGGCACAGCCGACGCGGCCCATCAGATCACCACGGCGCAGATCGTGGACGACATCATCACCCGCCACCCTGGCCACCCCCGGACCGCGGCCATCACGCGGATCGCGGGCACCGTCGGCGTGGACACTCGACGATTCACTCGGCCCCTCGCCGATATCGCGCGTACCGAGCCGTTCCAACGCCGCAACGAGCGCGCCTACGCCGACGTCTGCGAACTCGCAGAACGCGCTGCCCGCCGCGCGCTCACCTTCGCCGGTGTCCCCGTAGAGAGCATCGCCACCCTGATCACCAGCCATGCCACTGGCCTGGCCATCCCCGGCCTCGACATCCATCTCGTCAACGCGCTTGGTCTGCGGCAGACGATCACCCGCATCCCGCTCACCCAACTGGCCTGCGCCGGCGGCGCCTACATGCTCGGCCTCGCCGCCACTCTGGCAAGCCCCGGCCGTCATGTCCTGGTCGTTGGCGCCGAAGCACTCAGCTCCGTCTACCAACACACCGACACCGACCTGCCCGCAATGATCTACAAAATGCTGTTCGGTGACGGCGGAGCAGCCACCGTCGTCAGCACCGAACCACTGCAGCAGCCCGGCCTCGTCGTCGAAGACTCCTGGAACTACGTCCACAAAGACGGCCACCAGGACAGCAGCGACTACTACCGACTACGCGCCGACGAACACGGCTACCATTTCGACTCCAGCAAAGCAGCCGTCAGCGCCGTCTCGCAGGTCGTCCCACTGCTCCCCTGGCACTCGGGCGGATGGAAACCCGACTTCGCCGTCATCCACCCGGGAAGCTCGGCCATCCTCCAACGCGTCGCCGACGCCGGCGCATGTTCCCACGCCGCCCTCGACTACTCCCGCGCCTGCCTGCACCACCACGGCAACACCGGCGGAACCGCCGTTCTGCGCACTCTCGCCCGCGTCCATGACGATCCCCCGTCTGCGAACACAGCAGGTCTCCTGTTCGGCGTCGGCCCCGGCTTCTGCGCGGCAGCTCTACAGGTCTCCTGGCAGGGCAGTACGTGA
- a CDS encoding DUF397 domain-containing protein, with amino-acid sequence MRHTRQAPTDLGPGGWPSPWTGSSGSARGDVKLLDEQRVAVQQSDGENGASVVWSARAVVEFVTGAKASSADFLLT; translated from the coding sequence GTGAGGCACACCCGCCAAGCCCCTACCGACCTGGGACCAGGAGGCTGGCCTTCGCCCTGGACCGGAAGCAGCGGGAGTGCCCGCGGCGACGTGAAACTGCTCGACGAGCAGCGCGTCGCAGTGCAGCAGTCCGACGGTGAGAACGGGGCGTCCGTCGTCTGGTCAGCCCGAGCGGTGGTCGAGTTCGTCACGGGTGCCAAGGCCAGCTCTGCCGACTTCCTCCTCACATGA
- a CDS encoding SAM-dependent methyltransferase, which produces MTELNFDASEIDTSAPHSARMYDFFLGGKDNYRVDWEAAEKIQVLMPQVKETARANREFMHRASRFLASHGVAQFLDVGTGIPTEPNLHQVVQAVIPGARVVYADNDPIVLRHAEALLAGAPEGRTAYAQADVKEPGKILSFARDYLDFDQPIALSVIALMPFILDEEDPYGLVAQLLEPMVAGSYLMLSHVTSEFDPAIWDRIDAIYRAGGTPVRARHREEILPFFDGLDLCDPGLTLVTQWRPDSDMRITEPVAVYAGVARKA; this is translated from the coding sequence ATGACTGAACTGAACTTCGACGCCAGCGAGATCGATACTAGCGCGCCGCATTCGGCCCGCATGTACGACTTTTTTCTCGGAGGAAAAGACAATTACCGAGTCGACTGGGAGGCTGCCGAAAAAATCCAGGTGTTAATGCCTCAGGTCAAGGAGACGGCCCGGGCCAATCGGGAGTTCATGCACCGGGCTTCCCGCTTCCTGGCCAGCCACGGCGTCGCACAGTTCCTGGACGTGGGTACAGGAATCCCCACCGAACCCAACCTTCACCAGGTCGTCCAGGCAGTCATCCCCGGGGCTCGGGTGGTCTATGCCGACAACGACCCCATCGTCCTGCGGCATGCCGAAGCCCTGCTCGCCGGAGCCCCGGAGGGACGAACCGCCTACGCCCAGGCGGACGTCAAGGAACCGGGCAAGATCCTCTCTTTCGCCCGCGACTACCTGGACTTCGACCAGCCGATCGCCCTCTCCGTGATCGCCCTCATGCCTTTCATCCTCGACGAAGAAGACCCCTACGGCCTCGTCGCGCAACTCCTGGAACCCATGGTCGCAGGAAGCTATCTCATGCTTTCGCACGTCACCTCGGAGTTCGACCCGGCCATCTGGGACCGCATCGATGCGATCTACCGGGCGGGCGGAACGCCGGTTAGGGCCAGGCATCGCGAGGAGATCCTGCCGTTCTTCGACGGACTCGACCTGTGCGACCCCGGACTCACCCTGGTCACCCAGTGGCGGCCGGACTCCGACATGCGCATCACCGAACCGGTAGCGGTGTACGCGGGTGTAGCGCGCAAGGCGTAG
- a CDS encoding PIG-L deacetylase family protein — translation MPASTSASRPSLLGVFGHPDDESLLAGGVLALRAAAGAATAVVTATWAPDSHRAGELADALDILGAGRPRMLGFADARIPDSAPGRARLCDAPLEEVAGLIVEHIRAVRPQVVVTHDAYGQLTGHPDHRRTHQATLLAFHAAGLEHLYPQAGAPWQPDALYAATHPHSGVDELGALLTRVGKKVLSVPDGHVTETVDVSGCVDQKLAAILAHRSEAARERSLPGILSRLPAAERESIIAAENFALLGRRPAPGGAVLQPSR, via the coding sequence GTGCCTGCATCCACTTCTGCGTCCCGGCCGTCCTTGCTGGGCGTCTTCGGCCATCCGGACGACGAGTCCCTCCTGGCCGGCGGCGTCCTCGCGCTGCGCGCCGCCGCAGGCGCCGCGACCGCCGTGGTCACCGCCACTTGGGCGCCCGACAGCCACCGGGCCGGTGAACTCGCCGACGCTCTGGATATCCTGGGGGCGGGCAGGCCGCGCATGCTGGGATTTGCCGACGCCCGCATCCCCGACTCCGCGCCCGGCCGCGCCCGGCTCTGCGACGCCCCGCTGGAGGAGGTGGCGGGGCTGATCGTCGAACACATCCGCGCCGTACGGCCGCAGGTCGTCGTCACCCACGACGCCTACGGCCAGTTGACCGGCCATCCGGACCACCGCCGCACTCACCAGGCGACCCTGCTGGCGTTCCACGCCGCGGGCCTGGAACACCTCTACCCGCAGGCCGGGGCTCCGTGGCAGCCCGATGCGTTGTACGCCGCGACGCATCCGCATTCGGGGGTGGACGAATTGGGAGCGCTGTTGACGCGGGTCGGCAAGAAGGTGCTCAGCGTGCCGGACGGACACGTCACCGAGACGGTTGACGTGAGCGGCTGCGTGGACCAGAAGCTGGCCGCGATCTTGGCGCACCGCAGCGAAGCCGCGCGGGAGCGGTCCCTTCCTGGAATTCTCTCCCGGCTTCCCGCAGCGGAGCGGGAGTCGATCATCGCGGCGGAGAACTTCGCCCTCCTCGGCAGGAGGCCGGCGCCGGGCGGGGCGGTCCTCCAGCCGTCGCGGTGA
- the pip gene encoding prolyl aminopeptidase: MNEHGLYPPIEPYEKGLLDVGDGNHVYWEVCGNPRGKPALVVHGGPGSGCGTGVRRYFDPEQYRIVLFDQRGCGRSVPHASDPATDMRSNTTWHLVDDMERLRKHLGIGSWLLHGGSWGSTLILAYAERHPERVSEIVISSVTTTRRSEIDWLYRGVGRFFPEQWERFIAGAGLSPDGDLVGAYARLMEHSDAAVRDKATADWCAWEDTVLSGETKGAFSVYGDRPPASRLGFVRICSRYFSHGAWLEEGVLLREAGRLAGIPGVLVHGRLDMGGPPDTAWALHRAWPGVELIVVEDAGHLGTVTTRGHVLRALDHFAEGRVT, from the coding sequence ATGAACGAGCACGGGCTGTATCCCCCGATCGAGCCCTACGAGAAGGGCCTTCTCGACGTCGGTGACGGCAACCACGTGTACTGGGAGGTGTGCGGCAATCCCCGTGGCAAGCCGGCGCTCGTCGTGCACGGAGGTCCGGGATCGGGTTGCGGCACGGGCGTGCGCCGGTATTTCGACCCGGAGCAGTACCGGATCGTGCTGTTCGACCAGCGAGGTTGCGGCCGTAGCGTCCCGCACGCCAGTGACCCGGCGACCGACATGCGGTCCAATACCACCTGGCATCTGGTCGATGACATGGAGCGGCTGCGGAAGCATCTGGGGATCGGCAGCTGGCTGCTTCACGGCGGCTCTTGGGGTTCCACGCTCATCCTGGCCTACGCGGAACGCCACCCCGAGCGCGTATCGGAGATCGTCATCTCCAGTGTGACCACCACCCGGCGCTCGGAGATCGACTGGCTCTACCGGGGCGTGGGACGGTTCTTCCCCGAGCAGTGGGAACGCTTCATCGCCGGTGCCGGCCTGTCTCCCGACGGCGACCTGGTCGGGGCTTACGCCCGCCTGATGGAGCATTCCGATGCCGCTGTCCGGGACAAGGCCACAGCTGACTGGTGTGCGTGGGAGGACACCGTCCTGTCCGGGGAGACCAAAGGCGCCTTCAGCGTGTACGGAGATCGCCCTCCGGCCTCACGGCTGGGCTTCGTGCGGATCTGCTCCCGTTACTTCTCCCACGGCGCGTGGCTGGAGGAGGGTGTTCTCCTTCGCGAAGCCGGACGGCTGGCCGGCATCCCTGGTGTGCTGGTGCACGGCCGGCTCGACATGGGCGGGCCTCCTGACACCGCGTGGGCGCTTCACCGGGCTTGGCCCGGTGTCGAGTTGATCGTGGTCGAGGACGCCGGGCATCTGGGCACCGTCACGACGCGCGGTCATGTGCTTCGCGCCCTCGACCACTTCGCCGAGGGACGTGTCACATAA
- the trpA gene encoding tryptophan synthase subunit alpha, with protein sequence MNVPAARVDGFGPVVGSSSSRLQRALSGARRLDRCALILSAVVGFPDRLTCRSVLHLLAQSADIVQLRIPHLDMVRDGLAVRQAARTALQAGFRMPDVFAAARELGRGTRAAVLISSHWQPVHDYGAARFAQHAADVGVDAVLIRDLPLDHAGPWRAIARTTGLGTIPLLAPTTTPDRLARIVGHATGLIYAPATTGLTGNAEPVGPHLPDLTSQVRALTSLSVAAATGLSTPDQVRTAAAWVDAVVVGSAIMRRIQAEPQTPLAAAAAAARDFAAALYPKAP encoded by the coding sequence ATGAACGTGCCCGCCGCCCGCGTAGACGGCTTCGGCCCGGTCGTCGGCAGCAGTTCCTCACGGCTGCAGCGGGCCCTGAGCGGCGCCCGGCGCCTGGACCGGTGCGCGCTCATCCTCAGTGCGGTGGTGGGCTTCCCGGACCGGCTGACCTGCCGCTCGGTGCTGCATCTGCTGGCGCAGAGCGCGGACATCGTCCAACTGCGCATCCCGCACCTGGACATGGTGCGCGACGGGCTGGCCGTACGGCAGGCGGCACGCACCGCCCTGCAAGCCGGTTTCCGGATGCCGGACGTGTTCGCCGCCGCCCGGGAGCTCGGCAGGGGCACCCGCGCGGCCGTGCTGATCAGCTCGCACTGGCAGCCCGTCCACGACTACGGCGCCGCCCGGTTCGCCCAGCACGCCGCGGACGTCGGCGTCGACGCCGTCCTCATCCGCGATCTGCCCCTGGACCATGCCGGCCCCTGGCGGGCCATCGCCCGCACAACCGGTCTGGGCACCATCCCTTTACTGGCCCCGACCACCACCCCCGACCGGCTGGCACGCATCGTCGGCCACGCCACCGGCCTCATCTACGCCCCCGCCACCACAGGGCTGACCGGCAACGCCGAGCCCGTCGGCCCGCACCTGCCGGACCTCACCAGCCAGGTCCGCGCCCTGACCTCGCTGTCGGTCGCGGCCGCAACGGGCCTGTCCACCCCCGACCAGGTACGCACCGCCGCCGCCTGGGTGGACGCCGTCGTCGTCGGCTCCGCCATCATGCGCCGCATCCAGGCCGAACCGCAGACACCACTCGCCGCAGCCGCAGCCGCCGCGCGGGACTTCGCCGCCGCCCTGTACCCCAAAGCCCCGTGA
- a CDS encoding ATP-grasp domain-containing protein gives MPIDAPLVLIGVGDSAAYRKDTLGSIAARHPVIAVDRTVPAWARPYLTRIIRADLTDTAAVTAAVGRYAIDHPLGGVLTYMEHHVQTAAVLAQQLGLPGSSPQSMAACRDKAVSRRLMAEHQVPSARSMQASTPESAAAFADLMGYPVIVKPRSMAGSAGVIRADSAAAVREAFDEAGRASVMGLHHYGPAGVLVEEYLDGPEISVETAVLGLDRVRILAVTRKLPAPAGTTQEYGHLVDARDPLLSDPGLIQVIEGAVAAHGITLGVLCIEVKLTPDAGPRIVEVNGRLGGDLLPLLVKRALGIELPQIAADLATGVVPRLRPVLQRAAAIEFAYPNTSGMLHRLSVRPGREQLTGLERMVLTHTPGARVSAPPHATLADRLAHWVVLGLGADECRTRLAQAADLLEVHISQHAYTPACTT, from the coding sequence GTGCCCATCGATGCTCCGCTCGTTCTGATCGGCGTCGGCGACAGTGCTGCCTACCGCAAGGACACTCTTGGTTCCATCGCCGCCAGGCACCCGGTCATCGCCGTCGACCGGACCGTGCCCGCCTGGGCCCGCCCGTACCTGACCCGCATCATCCGCGCCGACCTGACCGACACCGCGGCGGTGACGGCCGCCGTCGGCAGGTACGCCATCGACCATCCGCTGGGCGGGGTGCTGACCTACATGGAGCACCACGTGCAGACGGCCGCCGTGCTCGCGCAGCAGCTGGGTCTGCCGGGCAGCAGCCCGCAGTCCATGGCCGCCTGCCGTGACAAAGCCGTCTCGCGCCGTTTGATGGCCGAGCACCAGGTGCCCTCCGCCCGCTCGATGCAGGCCAGCACGCCCGAGTCGGCTGCCGCGTTCGCGGATCTGATGGGCTATCCGGTGATCGTCAAGCCGCGGTCGATGGCGGGCAGCGCCGGTGTCATCCGCGCCGACAGTGCGGCCGCCGTCCGGGAGGCCTTCGACGAGGCCGGCCGTGCGTCGGTGATGGGCCTGCACCACTACGGGCCCGCCGGCGTCCTGGTCGAGGAATACCTCGACGGTCCGGAGATCAGCGTGGAGACGGCCGTACTCGGTTTGGACCGGGTGCGGATCCTGGCCGTGACCCGGAAACTGCCCGCCCCGGCGGGCACCACGCAGGAGTACGGGCACCTCGTCGACGCCCGCGATCCTCTGCTCAGCGACCCGGGTCTGATCCAGGTCATCGAGGGCGCTGTCGCCGCGCACGGCATCACCCTCGGCGTGCTGTGCATCGAGGTGAAACTCACCCCCGACGCCGGGCCGCGCATCGTCGAGGTCAACGGCCGCCTGGGCGGAGACCTGCTTCCCCTGCTGGTGAAGCGGGCCCTGGGCATCGAGCTCCCACAGATCGCTGCCGATCTGGCCACCGGTGTGGTGCCGCGGCTGCGGCCGGTCCTGCAGCGGGCCGCCGCCATCGAATTCGCCTACCCGAACACCTCCGGCATGCTCCACCGGCTGTCCGTGCGGCCCGGCCGGGAGCAACTGACCGGCCTGGAACGCATGGTGCTCACCCACACGCCCGGCGCGCGCGTATCCGCGCCGCCGCACGCCACGCTCGCGGACCGGCTTGCGCACTGGGTCGTCCTGGGCCTCGGCGCGGATGAATGCCGGACCCGCCTTGCCCAGGCTGCCGACCTGTTGGAGGTCCACATCAGCCAGCACGCGTACACGCCCGCCTGCACCACCTGA
- a CDS encoding MmyB family transcriptional regulator, which translates to MQQILRARRYALEPDSVGLPSRGSRPGPRVQGLTQNEVDQLTNASSGYYSKVEAGRIPLTADYLLTLARVLRFSEDEYTYSYTQTFGAEPGLPLNPDAGRSVPPVWQRALDTQAEMAYVNDRAYNLRMHNSAFTAMFPSGHPPANTMEWMLLSDEARDFCLENWETEWGPYVMPQFRTALALHPDDPDLQRINERILHDKRALRLHEKAGLPYTHPDGDERPLRHARKGLGRATMILSQPFSSPGSRLMIVLFDPA; encoded by the coding sequence GTGCAGCAGATCCTCAGAGCACGACGGTACGCACTGGAACCGGACTCCGTCGGCCTGCCCTCCCGGGGATCACGACCGGGACCACGTGTGCAGGGGCTCACGCAAAACGAGGTCGATCAACTGACCAATGCCAGCAGCGGCTACTACTCGAAGGTCGAGGCGGGCCGCATACCGCTGACCGCCGACTACCTGCTCACCCTGGCCCGCGTGCTGCGCTTCAGCGAAGACGAATACACCTACAGCTATACGCAGACGTTCGGGGCCGAGCCCGGCCTGCCCCTGAACCCGGACGCCGGCCGCAGCGTTCCGCCAGTGTGGCAGCGAGCCCTCGACACCCAGGCGGAGATGGCTTACGTCAACGACCGCGCCTACAACCTCCGTATGCACAACAGCGCCTTCACCGCCATGTTCCCCAGCGGGCACCCGCCGGCCAACACCATGGAATGGATGCTGCTCTCCGACGAAGCCCGCGACTTCTGCCTGGAGAACTGGGAAACCGAATGGGGCCCCTACGTGATGCCCCAGTTCCGCACCGCGCTGGCCCTCCATCCGGACGACCCCGATCTTCAGCGGATCAACGAGCGGATCCTCCACGACAAACGAGCACTGCGTCTGCACGAGAAAGCCGGTCTGCCCTACACACACCCTGACGGTGACGAGCGCCCGTTGCGCCATGCCCGAAAAGGCCTGGGACGCGCAACAATGATCCTTTCTCAGCCGTTCAGCTCTCCCGGATCCCGCCTGATGATCGTCCTCTTCGATCCTGCCTGA